A genomic region of Penaeus vannamei isolate JL-2024 chromosome 42, ASM4276789v1, whole genome shotgun sequence contains the following coding sequences:
- the LOC113827700 gene encoding endocuticle structural glycoprotein SgAbd-8, with protein MSCSMYFLAGLLLLSVLVSEAAESPYSAPIPILKDDRTQDAYGGYSFDFESGNGIVRQESGKESGGQAKQGGWRYESPEGVPVEISFVADQGGYQPQGAIIPVAPPLPYQRSGN; from the exons ATGTCTTGCAGCATGTACTTCCTC GCCGGCCTTCTGCTGCTGTCCGTCCTCGTCTCGGAGGCGGCCGAGAGTCCTTACTCCGCGCCCATCCCTATCCTGAAGGACGACCGAACGCAGGACGCCTACGGTGGCTACTCCTTCGACTTCGAGTCCGGCAACGGCATCGTCCGGCAGGAGTCCGGGAAGGAGAGCGGCGGACAGGCGAAGCAGGGAGGCTGGAG ATACGAATCCCCCGAGGGCGTCCCAGTCGAGATCTCCTTTGTGGCCGACCAGGGGGGGTACCAACCCCAGGGGGCGATCATTCCCGTggctccaccccttccctaccagAGATCCGGGAACTAA